A single window of Anaerocolumna chitinilytica DNA harbors:
- the rbr gene encoding rubrerythrin has protein sequence MKELKGTKTEANLKAAFAGESEARNKYTYFASKAKKEGYEQIAELFLETANNEKEHAKIWYKLLHEGIGDTKQNLADAAFGENYEWTQMYAEFAKEAKEEGFDRIAWLFENVAKIEKEHEERYRKLLANLEDGLVFSKDGDTVWQCSNCGHIHIGKKAPEKCPVCEHPQAYFRILATNY, from the coding sequence ATGAAAGAATTAAAAGGAACAAAGACAGAAGCAAATTTAAAAGCAGCCTTTGCAGGCGAATCCGAGGCTAGGAACAAATACACATATTTCGCATCCAAGGCGAAAAAAGAAGGTTACGAGCAGATTGCTGAGCTCTTCCTTGAGACAGCAAATAACGAAAAAGAACATGCTAAGATTTGGTATAAACTTCTTCATGAGGGCATCGGTGATACGAAGCAGAACCTTGCGGATGCTGCATTTGGAGAGAACTATGAATGGACACAGATGTATGCGGAATTTGCAAAAGAAGCAAAGGAAGAAGGTTTCGACCGCATAGCTTGGTTATTTGAAAATGTAGCTAAAATTGAAAAAGAACACGAAGAGAGATACAGAAAATTACTGGCTAATTTAGAGGATGGCCTGGTATTCTCAAAGGATGGAGACACTGTATGGCAGTGCAGCAACTGCGGACATATCCATATTGGTAAAAAAGCTCCGGAAAAATGTCCTGTCTGTGAACATCCTCAGGCATATTTTAGAATACTGGCAACAAACTATTAA
- a CDS encoding desulfoferrodoxin family protein, translating to MKNEPKFFKCMHCGNIVTFLNESGAPLTCCGDKMTELVANTTEAATEKHLPVVERDGDTVTVCIGSVEHPMTTEHSIQWIYLETTKGLQARFLNPGEKPKATFILSDEEPVAAYEYCNLHGLWKTVL from the coding sequence ATGAAAAATGAACCTAAATTCTTTAAATGTATGCATTGCGGAAATATTGTTACTTTCTTAAATGAATCAGGAGCACCCTTAACCTGCTGTGGTGACAAAATGACAGAACTGGTTGCTAATACCACGGAAGCTGCCACTGAAAAACATCTTCCGGTTGTAGAAAGAGACGGCGATACTGTTACTGTCTGTATTGGAAGCGTAGAGCATCCTATGACAACAGAGCATTCTATTCAGTGGATTTATCTTGAAACTACAAAAGGCTTACAGGCTCGTTTCTTAAATCCCGGTGAGAAGCCCAAGGCAACATTTATTTTATCAGACGAAGAGCCGGTTGCAGCTTATGAATATTGCAATCTTCATGGACTCTGGAAAACAGTGCTGTAG
- a CDS encoding Crp/Fnr family transcriptional regulator has product MLKEQDVEYISQSFTFWDKLSESEKNRLLNGTLPVQYEKGARVHSGSYDCIGILLIRKGELRVYILSEEGKEVTLFRLRDNDICILSASCILENITFDVHIDAECDSEVLLVDAAAYQQVCIKNIYADNFTNKLIIDAFSEVMWAMEQILFMSFDKRLAIFLLDETARSGQDNIELTHEQIAKYVGSAREVVSRMMKYFADEGIVELYRGGVKVIDKKKLRELVP; this is encoded by the coding sequence ATGCTGAAGGAACAGGATGTAGAATACATATCCCAATCATTTACCTTTTGGGATAAGTTAAGTGAAAGCGAAAAGAATCGGTTATTAAACGGTACGCTTCCTGTACAGTATGAAAAAGGTGCCAGAGTTCACAGCGGCAGCTATGATTGCATTGGTATATTGCTAATCAGAAAGGGAGAATTACGAGTATATATTCTCTCAGAGGAAGGAAAAGAGGTAACGCTATTCCGCTTGAGGGATAATGATATCTGCATATTATCTGCTTCCTGTATATTAGAGAATATTACCTTTGACGTGCATATAGATGCGGAATGTGACAGTGAAGTACTCTTAGTGGATGCCGCTGCTTATCAGCAGGTATGTATTAAGAATATTTACGCGGATAACTTTACGAATAAGCTGATAATTGATGCATTTTCAGAAGTCATGTGGGCAATGGAGCAGATTCTCTTTATGAGTTTTGATAAACGGCTTGCAATCTTTTTACTGGATGAAACAGCACGAAGCGGACAGGATAATATAGAGCTGACCCATGAACAGATAGCAAAATATGTGGGAAGTGCCAGAGAGGTAGTTTCACGAATGATGAAATACTTTGCCGATGAAGGAATCGTGGAGTTGTATAGAGGCGGAGTAAAGGTAATAGATAAGAAGAAATTAAGGGAATTAGTCCCATAG
- a CDS encoding thioredoxin family protein produces MKHVIMFETSWCPHCRRAHSLLDDLYHENPAYKDIKIQYIDEELHPDVANSYDYFYVPTFYVDSDKIHEGVPSKEALKQVLDSALA; encoded by the coding sequence ATGAAGCACGTTATTATGTTTGAAACCAGCTGGTGTCCTCACTGCCGCAGAGCTCATTCCTTGCTGGATGATTTATACCATGAAAACCCGGCTTACAAAGACATAAAAATTCAATATATCGATGAGGAGCTTCATCCGGATGTGGCAAATAGCTATGATTATTTTTATGTACCTACATTTTATGTAGATTCCGATAAAATCCATGAAGGTGTCCCCTCAAAAGAAGCCCTTAAGCAAGTTTTGGATTCTGCTCTTGCCTAA
- a CDS encoding FprA family A-type flavoprotein, whose product MKITEIAESTYQLSVDVENILFEGLWEIPNGVTLNSYIIKGEKTAIIDGVCGWDGVPETLFSLLKELEIEPASIKYLVVNHVEPDHSGWIESFKKINSDFQILSSKKGKELLEAFYDLTENVTVVGDKDSFDLGNGHLLNFAEIPNVHWPDTIATFDQATGVLFPCDAFGSFGKCDGRIYAEEFSEEELKEYEKDTIRYYSNIVATFSPQVKSAIKKVREIPAKLIAPGHGLVWKDTKAIMDAYDAYADYQKGPARAEITFIWGSMYGMTEAAVKHALKVLEKEDITVHVHRVPEDSWGTVLTSVWTSTGIILAMPTYEFKMFPPMGAVLEEIGKKKALNRKAFRFGSFGWSGGAERELADINTRLNMGWEFLEPVEFKGTPSSEDMEKIEAQIKVLVAQVKETVNNKQ is encoded by the coding sequence ATGAAAATAACTGAAATTGCGGAGTCAACCTATCAATTATCTGTTGATGTGGAAAATATACTGTTTGAAGGTTTATGGGAAATACCTAACGGTGTAACTTTAAACTCCTATATTATTAAGGGTGAGAAAACTGCTATTATAGATGGTGTATGCGGATGGGACGGTGTTCCCGAGACTCTGTTTTCGCTATTAAAGGAGCTTGAGATTGAACCTGCATCCATCAAATACCTTGTGGTAAACCATGTGGAACCGGACCATTCCGGCTGGATAGAGTCCTTTAAGAAGATAAACAGTGATTTTCAAATCCTTAGCAGTAAGAAGGGAAAGGAACTACTGGAAGCTTTCTACGACTTAACAGAGAATGTTACGGTAGTGGGGGACAAGGATTCCTTTGACCTTGGGAATGGACATCTGCTTAACTTTGCTGAGATTCCTAATGTTCACTGGCCTGATACCATTGCAACTTTTGATCAGGCAACAGGTGTTTTATTTCCCTGTGATGCCTTTGGTTCCTTTGGGAAATGCGATGGCAGAATCTATGCAGAAGAATTCAGCGAAGAAGAATTAAAAGAATATGAGAAGGATACAATAAGATATTATTCCAATATTGTAGCAACTTTTTCTCCTCAGGTTAAATCAGCGATTAAAAAGGTAAGAGAAATCCCTGCCAAGCTCATTGCGCCTGGTCATGGATTAGTATGGAAAGATACGAAAGCAATTATGGATGCATATGATGCTTATGCAGATTACCAGAAAGGACCTGCCAGAGCAGAAATCACTTTTATCTGGGGTTCTATGTATGGGATGACGGAGGCTGCAGTAAAGCACGCGTTAAAGGTACTGGAGAAGGAAGATATTACCGTTCATGTTCATAGAGTACCGGAGGATTCCTGGGGAACGGTATTGACCTCAGTCTGGACCTCTACAGGAATTATACTTGCAATGCCTACCTATGAATTTAAGATGTTTCCGCCTATGGGAGCAGTTCTTGAAGAGATCGGTAAGAAGAAAGCACTTAACAGAAAGGCTTTCCGCTTTGGTTCTTTTGGCTGGTCCGGCGGTGCGGAGAGAGAACTTGCAGACATTAATACAAGACTTAACATGGGCTGGGAGTTCTTAGAACCGGTTGAATTCAAAGGAACACCAAGCTCTGAGGATATGGAAAAAATCGAAGCACAGATAAAAGTGCTTGTAGCTCAGGTGAAAGAGACTGTAAATAATAAGCAGTAA
- a CDS encoding cellobiose phosphorylase — translation MKNYYLDGKAYILEDYHKLPPFSSFLPGLAGIKGIPMWVYYTNRGQGVNSFGIHHKNNAIMEFNPANTAYENTAIKGFRTFIRRGGSFFEPFFSGITNAKRRFVIHQNSFEIEEINEEQQLKIHITYYVLPLENIGALVRKVEITNLSETEQDLEVLDGLPKILPFGMKNNEYKEMSNLLKSWSDIKNIENNVPYYAMRSSSDDSAEVSEVEGGYYYLSIADGEVIPIIYDAEAVFSYDTTFMQPVRFEAEGLEGVLEKEQCFANKIPCGFTPLKVKLSSKATYTFHTMVGFSQTPEQINSKLAKMKEEGFFKEKEALAAKCCEELTKDVKTVTGVPLFDSYVEYSYMDNFLRGGYPFVFGEEDNKSVIHLFSRKHGDPERDYNFFSINGEYYSQGNGNFRDVNQNRRNDLLFNKEVGDFNVKTFYQLIQIDGYNPLEVRPSTFRIKAEEESAAEEFLKTAAPKEWEVLLGTGKKPFTPGQIAGTLARYSIELTISEDEFLTKLLSFCNQNIEAGFGEGYWSDHWDYNLDLIENYLKIYPEKKEALLFGDKTYRYYNSPARVLPRSEKYVIISKGELRQYGALVHDVEKENKPGFVKNGTNWLKNKKGEYVSTTLMAKLINLSLIKFSTLDPEGMGVEMEGGKPGWNDAMNGLPGLFGSGMPETLELKRTLEFVIGALNLEKHVNLPEEVYQLLIKTKELASQLLEGTLSQFDYWDKVTSLREEFRDAVRFELDGREVQMDTEEIKTVLTSFLKIVNNGIDRAKYMGNGMMPTYFTFYADSFIPVKTEEGKELITPYGLPAGKALSFKTVMLPFFLEGPARYLASEECEEEAEALHRKVKESGIYDKELKMYKTSESLEHISMENGRIRAFTPGWLERESIFLHMEYKYLYGMQRAGLWEDFYEEIKTTLIPFLPPEMYGRSILENSSFIASSANPNKEIHGRGYVARLSGSTTEILSMWSQMFIGNRVFTQEPEGLTLHLEPKLPAWFFNEEQEASFTFLSGCTITYKNPTGRPTFGKDRAEISHIITEEGERIEGSKIAGKTAEAIREGSIKKLTVYFAH, via the coding sequence ATGAAGAACTACTATTTAGACGGTAAAGCTTATATCCTGGAAGATTATCATAAGCTTCCACCATTTTCAAGCTTTCTTCCCGGACTAGCAGGTATTAAGGGAATTCCTATGTGGGTTTATTACACCAACAGAGGACAAGGAGTAAACAGTTTTGGAATACATCACAAAAATAATGCCATAATGGAGTTCAATCCTGCCAATACAGCTTATGAAAATACAGCAATAAAGGGTTTTCGAACCTTTATACGAAGAGGAGGCAGTTTCTTTGAACCTTTCTTTTCTGGCATAACAAATGCAAAGCGAAGGTTTGTCATACATCAGAACAGTTTTGAGATTGAGGAAATAAATGAGGAACAGCAATTAAAAATTCATATTACATATTATGTACTGCCTTTAGAGAATATCGGTGCTTTGGTTCGAAAAGTTGAAATAACAAACCTTTCAGAAACAGAGCAGGATTTAGAGGTGTTGGACGGTCTGCCTAAGATTCTGCCCTTTGGCATGAAGAACAATGAATATAAGGAAATGTCCAACCTGTTAAAGAGCTGGTCTGATATTAAGAATATAGAGAATAATGTACCTTATTATGCAATGCGCTCTTCCAGCGATGATTCTGCGGAGGTTTCCGAAGTGGAAGGCGGTTATTATTACCTTAGTATAGCAGACGGAGAGGTCATTCCGATCATCTATGATGCAGAAGCTGTCTTTTCCTATGATACAACTTTTATGCAGCCGGTCCGCTTTGAAGCAGAGGGGTTAGAGGGAGTTTTGGAGAAGGAGCAGTGTTTCGCTAATAAGATTCCATGCGGATTCACTCCTTTAAAAGTAAAGCTCTCATCCAAAGCGACCTATACTTTCCATACAATGGTAGGGTTTTCACAAACGCCAGAGCAGATAAACAGTAAGCTTGCTAAGATGAAAGAAGAAGGCTTCTTTAAAGAAAAGGAAGCTTTGGCTGCCAAATGCTGCGAAGAGCTTACAAAGGATGTGAAGACTGTAACCGGTGTGCCTTTGTTTGACAGTTATGTAGAATACAGCTATATGGATAATTTCTTAAGAGGCGGATATCCCTTTGTCTTCGGAGAGGAAGATAACAAGTCTGTTATACATCTCTTTAGCAGAAAACATGGAGACCCGGAGAGAGACTATAATTTCTTCTCTATTAACGGTGAATATTATTCCCAGGGTAACGGTAATTTCAGGGATGTAAATCAAAATAGAAGAAATGACCTGCTCTTTAACAAAGAAGTAGGAGATTTTAATGTTAAAACCTTCTATCAGCTGATACAGATAGACGGTTATAATCCACTGGAAGTAAGACCTTCCACTTTCCGTATAAAAGCAGAAGAGGAAAGTGCTGCAGAAGAATTCTTAAAGACAGCGGCACCAAAAGAATGGGAAGTGCTTCTTGGTACCGGAAAGAAGCCTTTTACCCCCGGCCAGATAGCAGGTACGCTGGCACGTTATTCCATTGAGCTTACCATATCAGAGGATGAATTCCTTACTAAGCTTTTGTCTTTTTGTAATCAGAATATAGAAGCTGGTTTTGGTGAAGGTTATTGGAGCGACCATTGGGATTACAATTTGGATTTGATTGAGAATTATTTAAAGATTTATCCTGAGAAGAAAGAAGCTCTGCTCTTTGGTGACAAGACTTACCGTTATTACAACAGTCCGGCCAGAGTTCTTCCCCGCAGTGAAAAGTATGTGATAATCTCAAAGGGAGAGTTAAGACAATACGGTGCTCTTGTTCATGATGTTGAGAAAGAAAATAAACCCGGGTTTGTAAAGAACGGTACCAATTGGCTTAAGAACAAGAAAGGGGAATATGTTTCCACAACCTTAATGGCAAAGCTAATTAACCTTTCTCTGATTAAATTTTCAACACTTGATCCGGAGGGTATGGGAGTTGAGATGGAAGGCGGCAAACCTGGCTGGAATGATGCCATGAACGGGTTACCTGGACTCTTTGGAAGCGGTATGCCGGAAACCCTTGAATTAAAAAGAACTTTGGAATTCGTAATAGGTGCACTGAATTTAGAAAAGCATGTGAACCTGCCGGAAGAAGTATACCAGCTTCTTATAAAGACTAAAGAGTTGGCATCACAGCTCCTGGAGGGTACTCTAAGTCAGTTTGATTATTGGGATAAGGTTACCTCTTTAAGAGAAGAGTTTAGAGATGCTGTCCGTTTTGAACTGGATGGAAGAGAAGTTCAAATGGATACGGAGGAGATAAAAACTGTTCTTACAAGTTTCTTAAAAATTGTAAATAACGGCATTGACAGGGCGAAATATATGGGAAACGGCATGATGCCTACCTATTTCACTTTCTATGCTGATTCCTTTATTCCTGTAAAAACCGAAGAGGGGAAAGAACTAATTACCCCTTATGGTCTTCCCGCCGGTAAAGCCTTAAGCTTTAAGACGGTAATGCTTCCTTTCTTCTTGGAAGGACCTGCAAGATATCTGGCCTCAGAAGAATGTGAGGAAGAAGCCGAAGCACTTCATAGAAAAGTGAAGGAAAGCGGTATTTATGATAAAGAGCTTAAGATGTATAAGACCAGTGAATCCCTTGAGCATATATCTATGGAAAACGGCAGAATTAGGGCCTTTACTCCCGGGTGGCTTGAAAGAGAAAGTATCTTTTTACATATGGAATATAAATATTTATATGGAATGCAAAGAGCAGGTCTTTGGGAAGATTTTTATGAAGAGATAAAGACCACCCTGATTCCGTTCCTTCCCCCTGAAATGTATGGAAGAAGCATTCTCGAGAACTCTTCCTTCATAGCTTCCTCTGCGAATCCCAATAAGGAAATTCATGGAAGAGGTTATGTGGCTAGATTAAGCGGCTCTACCACTGAAATTCTGTCCATGTGGAGCCAGATGTTTATCGGTAACAGAGTATTTACCCAGGAACCGGAAGGATTAACTCTTCACCTGGAACCTAAACTTCCTGCATGGTTCTTTAATGAAGAACAGGAAGCCTCCTTTACTTTCTTATCCGGCTGTACCATCACCTATAAGAATCCTACGGGAAGGCCTACTTTTGGAAAAGACAGAGCTGAAATATCTCACATCATAACTGAAGAGGGTGAGCGAATTGAAGGAAGCAAAATAGCAGGCAAGACAGCAGAGGCAATCCGAGAAGGAAGTATAAAGAAGCTTACGGTATATTTCGCCCACTAA
- a CDS encoding glycoside hydrolase family 30 protein yields MDLIITTYENQERVTKVLTCELPEEKGAAMNVVNLYPEIEYQTFHGFGGAVTEAAGYSFSKLEKEKQEEILAKYFGEDGLRYHFIRTHIDSCDFSLGNYSAMEDPEDKEMKSFSLKRDEEYILPLLRRARALKGEDFDLMLTPWSPPAFMKTNNDRNHGGKLKEEYKEFWAEYICRYIKEYETLGFPVNRITVQNEPDAIQTWDSCSFNPAEEKEFLRDYLYKALVKNGLSHVKINIWDHNKERVYERANAIIDEETDKMIDGVAFHWYTGDHFEAVGLTKDTFPGKELIFTEGCVEYSRFDAGQLRNAQMYAHDIIGNLNAGMTAFIDWNILLDEKGGPNHVGNLCDAPVMVNTEDGSYEEKLSFHYIKHFSRYIDREAKRIALTKYTDRLEMTAFKNPDKSVVLVVLNKQDEELPVSIRIQGLNTEFQVPKSSIVTAVIK; encoded by the coding sequence ATGGATTTAATTATTACCACCTATGAGAATCAGGAAAGGGTAACGAAGGTTCTGACCTGTGAGCTGCCTGAGGAAAAAGGCGCTGCAATGAACGTTGTGAATCTCTATCCGGAGATTGAATACCAAACCTTTCATGGTTTTGGCGGAGCAGTAACGGAGGCGGCAGGTTATTCCTTTTCAAAGCTGGAAAAGGAAAAACAGGAAGAAATCCTGGCGAAATATTTTGGAGAAGACGGATTAAGATATCATTTTATACGAACCCATATTGACAGCTGCGATTTCTCTTTGGGTAACTATTCCGCTATGGAGGACCCGGAGGACAAAGAAATGAAATCCTTCTCTTTAAAACGGGACGAAGAATATATACTTCCATTGCTTAGAAGGGCAAGAGCATTAAAGGGAGAGGACTTTGACCTGATGTTAACTCCCTGGTCACCTCCGGCTTTTATGAAGACAAACAATGACAGAAATCATGGCGGAAAATTAAAAGAGGAATACAAAGAATTTTGGGCAGAATACATTTGCCGTTATATAAAAGAATATGAAACACTGGGCTTTCCGGTAAATCGCATAACAGTCCAGAACGAACCGGACGCCATTCAGACCTGGGATTCCTGCAGCTTTAATCCGGCAGAGGAGAAAGAATTCTTAAGAGATTACTTATATAAGGCACTTGTTAAGAATGGACTTTCTCATGTGAAAATTAATATCTGGGACCATAATAAGGAACGGGTATACGAAAGAGCTAACGCGATAATAGATGAAGAAACTGATAAGATGATTGACGGAGTTGCTTTTCATTGGTATACAGGGGACCATTTTGAAGCGGTAGGTCTTACCAAGGATACCTTTCCCGGTAAAGAGTTAATATTTACGGAAGGCTGCGTGGAATACAGCAGATTTGATGCCGGACAGCTGAGAAATGCACAGATGTATGCCCATGATATCATTGGCAACCTGAATGCAGGAATGACTGCTTTTATTGACTGGAATATTCTGCTGGATGAAAAGGGCGGGCCGAATCACGTTGGGAATCTCTGTGATGCTCCTGTTATGGTAAATACAGAGGACGGAAGCTATGAAGAAAAGCTTTCCTTCCACTATATCAAGCATTTCAGCCGCTACATTGACCGTGAGGCCAAGAGAATTGCACTTACCAAATATACTGACAGATTGGAAATGACAGCTTTTAAGAATCCGGACAAATCAGTGGTATTGGTGGTCCTTAACAAACAGGATGAGGAACTGCCTGTATCCATTAGAATACAGGGATTAAATACAGAGTTTCAAGTGCCGAAGAGTTCAATTGTAACAGCTGTCATAAAATAG
- a CDS encoding lytic transglycosylase domain-containing protein, producing MSEIQGINRLTTTAGTTAANEKKVASSKSFSSYLGETVSLDEIFNEAAKKYNVPVDLLKAIGKQESNFNPDAVSRCGAQGIMQLMPRTAASLGVDDSFDPKQNIMGGAKYISQLLNKYDGNASLALAAYNAGSNNVAKYGGIPPFKETQNYVKKVLGYMQEGVNAGGTVTVKQGTNSTSNLPDIAAIKSNLVRTETEDETEDNNILEELFSYDDYMKFMEIFMEENKDEKEDNTNNYFSKAISYNAPIMNLFNN from the coding sequence ATGTCAGAAATTCAGGGAATTAATCGTCTTACAACTACTGCCGGAACCACAGCTGCTAATGAAAAGAAGGTGGCTTCTTCAAAGAGCTTTTCTTCTTATCTGGGTGAGACTGTGAGCCTGGATGAGATATTTAATGAAGCAGCTAAAAAATATAATGTACCGGTGGATTTATTAAAGGCTATAGGCAAGCAGGAATCCAATTTTAATCCTGATGCGGTTTCAAGATGCGGAGCCCAGGGGATTATGCAGTTAATGCCAAGAACCGCAGCTTCCCTTGGTGTTGATGACTCCTTTGATCCAAAGCAAAATATCATGGGCGGTGCGAAATACATATCACAGCTTCTTAATAAGTATGATGGGAATGCCTCATTGGCACTGGCTGCCTATAATGCAGGCAGTAATAACGTTGCGAAATACGGCGGGATACCTCCCTTTAAAGAAACACAAAACTATGTAAAAAAGGTTTTAGGATATATGCAGGAAGGTGTTAATGCAGGTGGTACCGTGACTGTGAAACAAGGCACGAATTCTACTTCAAATCTTCCGGATATTGCTGCGATAAAGAGTAATCTGGTTAGAACGGAGACAGAAGATGAGACGGAAGATAATAATATCCTTGAAGAGCTCTTTTCTTATGACGACTATATGAAGTTTATGGAGATTTTCATGGAAGAGAATAAGGATGAGAAGGAAGACAACACGAATAATTATTTTTCCAAAGCAATCAGTTACAATGCTCCGATAATGAATTTGTTTAATAATTAG
- a CDS encoding HD domain-containing protein — protein MKQIGDVIHEMIEYYAGDVRRINHFLKVYAYAKTIGELEELDKETREILEVTAVVHDIGIKVSERKYNSSAGNYQQIEGPIVAEPMLAKLGYEKAFIKRVCYLIAHHHTYTNITEKDYQILVEADFLVNLDEDKASEVTINNVYRNIFRTETGKAILQNVFRLKL, from the coding sequence ATGAAACAAATCGGTGATGTTATTCATGAAATGATTGAATATTATGCAGGAGATGTAAGGAGAATCAATCATTTTCTTAAAGTGTATGCTTATGCGAAAACCATAGGAGAACTAGAGGAGCTTGACAAGGAAACCAGAGAAATACTGGAGGTTACAGCAGTTGTCCACGATATCGGTATTAAGGTAAGTGAGAGAAAATATAACAGCAGTGCGGGAAATTATCAACAGATTGAAGGCCCTATTGTAGCAGAGCCAATGCTGGCAAAGCTGGGATACGAAAAAGCTTTTATTAAGAGGGTATGTTATTTGATAGCACATCATCATACCTATACTAATATTACAGAAAAGGATTATCAGATATTGGTTGAAGCAGATTTTCTTGTAAATTTGGATGAAGATAAGGCTTCAGAGGTTACGATTAATAATGTATACCGGAATATTTTCAGAACGGAAACAGGAAAAGCAATTTTGCAGAATGTTTTCCGTTTGAAATTGTAG
- a CDS encoding DUF1284 domain-containing protein: MIDLRPHHGMCIGQFKGYGYSEDFVRNMTAVVNMLFENPETLVRLVVTGDCICSSCPHLKEEGCTSGQKVMEYDRKVLMLCGLHENEVVTWRGFVSLVKEYILDKNKLPEVCTNCSWLSVCLDCQGFRYEKV, encoded by the coding sequence GTGATAGACTTAAGACCACATCATGGTATGTGTATCGGGCAATTCAAAGGCTATGGCTACAGCGAAGATTTCGTCAGGAATATGACAGCGGTTGTGAATATGCTTTTTGAAAACCCTGAGACATTGGTTAGACTGGTAGTGACAGGAGATTGTATCTGCAGCAGCTGCCCTCATTTAAAGGAAGAAGGCTGCACTTCGGGTCAGAAGGTTATGGAGTATGACAGAAAGGTTTTAATGCTATGCGGACTACATGAGAATGAGGTTGTAACCTGGCGCGGATTTGTCAGTCTTGTGAAAGAATATATTTTGGATAAAAATAAACTGCCGGAAGTATGTACAAATTGTAGCTGGCTTTCAGTTTGTCTGGACTGTCAGGGCTTTCGGTATGAAAAAGTGTGA
- a CDS encoding PTS mannitol transporter subunit IICB → MKEKIQSFGRALSSMVMPNIGAFIAWGLITALFISTGWAPNEKLSGLVSPMATYLLPLLIAYTGGKNVGGIRGGVMGAIATMGVIVGADVPMFLGAMIMGPLSGYIIKKFDKLIEGKVIAGFEMLVNNFSIGIIGGILAVIGFLGISPIVAGLNSVMEAGVGFFVNHGILPLVSIFIEPAKILFLNNAVNHGILSPMGMQQASETGKSIFFLLEANPGPGLGILLAYCIAGKGNAKSSAPGAIIIHFLGGIHEIYFPYILMNPILILAAIAGGASGVATLTLTKAGLVGPASPGSIIAVLGMTEKHSYVGVILSVLIACAVSCVVAVPLLKIFGKEEDLEAAQKMMKEMKNASKGIPAADTVAIKGVKNIVFACDAGMGSSAMGATILRKKLAAAGLGSINVVHASVSSIPEDAQIVVTHEELRERAAHSCPKARLVLIKNFMAAPEYDMLVEELKA, encoded by the coding sequence ATGAAAGAAAAAATTCAATCATTCGGCAGAGCGTTAAGTAGTATGGTTATGCCTAACATCGGTGCTTTTATAGCATGGGGTCTTATAACAGCACTGTTTATTTCCACCGGTTGGGCACCTAATGAAAAATTATCAGGGCTTGTAAGCCCTATGGCAACCTATCTATTACCTTTACTGATCGCTTATACCGGCGGTAAGAATGTTGGCGGAATAAGAGGCGGTGTAATGGGTGCTATTGCAACCATGGGTGTTATTGTTGGTGCAGATGTACCTATGTTCTTAGGAGCAATGATTATGGGACCTTTATCCGGTTACATAATCAAAAAATTTGATAAACTAATTGAAGGTAAAGTAATAGCTGGCTTTGAAATGCTGGTAAATAACTTTTCCATCGGTATTATAGGCGGTATTCTGGCTGTTATTGGATTCCTTGGTATCAGCCCCATCGTTGCAGGACTTAATTCTGTAATGGAAGCAGGTGTTGGATTCTTTGTAAATCACGGAATTCTTCCTTTGGTAAGTATATTTATTGAACCTGCAAAGATATTATTCTTAAATAATGCAGTAAATCATGGTATTTTATCACCTATGGGTATGCAGCAGGCTTCAGAAACCGGTAAGTCTATCTTCTTCTTACTGGAAGCTAACCCTGGTCCTGGACTTGGTATTCTTCTTGCTTATTGTATCGCGGGCAAGGGAAATGCTAAGAGTTCCGCTCCTGGAGCAATAATCATCCATTTCCTTGGTGGTATTCACGAAATTTACTTCCCTTATATATTAATGAATCCTATTTTGATTCTGGCAGCAATCGCAGGTGGTGCAAGTGGAGTAGCAACTTTAACACTTACAAAAGCAGGTCTTGTCGGACCCGCTTCACCCGGAAGTATCATTGCCGTTCTTGGTATGACAGAAAAACACAGCTATGTAGGTGTTATTCTTTCCGTATTGATTGCGTGTGCGGTATCCTGTGTAGTTGCAGTTCCTCTGTTAAAGATATTTGGCAAAGAAGAAGATCTGGAAGCTGCCCAGAAGATGATGAAAGAAATGAAGAATGCTTCCAAAGGCATTCCGGCAGCTGATACTGTAGCTATAAAAGGCGTAAAAAATATCGTATTCGCTTGCGATGCAGGAATGGGTTCCAGTGCAATGGGAGCAACCATATTACGTAAAAAACTTGCAGCAGCAGGACTTGGTTCTATCAATGTAGTTCACGCATCTGTTTCTTCCATACCGGAGGATGCACAGATCGTTGTTACTCATGAGGAATTAAGAGAGCGTGCAGCTCATAGCTGCCCGAAAGCAAGACTGGTGTTAATCAAGAATTTCATGGCAGCACCTGAGTATGATATGTTAGTGGAAGAATTAAAAGCTTAA